The following is a genomic window from Miscanthus floridulus cultivar M001 chromosome 14, ASM1932011v1, whole genome shotgun sequence.
ACCTGTGGAAACAAGAAAACCCTTGTGCCATTGTTGGAAATCAGCATGCTGTATGCAGTAGCATTGTCATGGAGAGAAACGGATATTTCACTGACAACACTAACAAGTGCTTTTAGGTTGGTGCTGGTGAACACAAGAGCTTTTAGGGGGTAGTCAACTGTTTCAGACACAATAATGTCTGATCTGGCCTTTCCATTTCCATCATATACCATGAAAGTGGAGGCAGACTCCACTGGTAAAGGGATTGCGAAGTAACATGCCTGCAAGATTAGACAAAACATGACATTGGATTCTCCTCAAGCATCCACTGCAAGAAGCCAAACAGGTGATTCTACTGTCTCAACAAATCTTACTACAGAGAACTTGTCTACTCagaagtttcaaaaaaaaaaacttgtctaCTCAGAGATAAtttaactccgcctatgttgtctcaacgtagcaggtcccaagccctggtaaaggaggagggttgtgataggcgtggcgagccaacgttaaactagccattctaatggagatgaaacccgaaagaaaaccgttgggcgtaaccctcttagcgacgcgccatattggaacccgggtatggtgttaaatgagcaagggccgggtcgtcacccctgtgacacgccgtgtcgcgatctgggcacggtgtcaaagtgagcaaggatcgggccgtcgcatccttagtggcgcgctacatcggcgcccgggtgtagtgaaaaatgagcaagggtcttcacatctgagtcgacgggtgcgaagggtaaggaagctagtcgaaccaactaggatccatttaggtagttggaatgtagggtcgcttacaggtaagttaagagaattagttgataccgtgactaggaggcgtgtaaatatattatgcgttcaagagactaaatggaagggtcagaaggcgaaggaggtggacaatacaggtttcaagctttgatacacagggacagtcgcgaatagaaatggagtaggagtattgattgataagagcctcaagaatagtgtggtgggagtgagaaggcaaggagatagaattatcttagtcaagtttgtcattggtgatatggtcttgaacgtaattagtgcgtatgcccccaaaTAGGTctcgatgagagtgctaagagacaattctgggaagacttagatggtctgattagagctgtacctagtagtgagaagctttttataggagatcttaatggacatgtaggtactacaagcgcaggtttcgaggcggttcatggaggttttggatatggtagtaggaatcaggagggggaggaagttctggactttgtggtagcttttgacctgatgatagccaacactttctttagaaagagagaatctcatctagtgaccttcggtagtggacaacactctagccagattgactttgtcctcgcaagaagaaaggacaaacgagcatgcttgggttgcaaggtgataccaggagagtgtgttgtttctcaacataagcttttggtggcagactttcgttttccgGTGTgtgcccatagggataaacaagctaagattgaaagaacaaagtggtggaaactgaaaggggagacgtcagaggtattcagaaaaaggattatcaaagagggctcttggaaggaagaagacgacatagacaatatgtgggagaagatggcaaccaacattcgaaaggtggcctcagaggtgtgtggagtagccaaaagaagtggaggcgaggctaaagatacttagtGGTGGAATGAGGAAGTTCAAagagctattaaggagaagaaagaatgctataggcgctagtaccatgacaggagtgtggacaacatagagaagtacaaggtggcaaagaagactgcaaagcgagctgtaagtgtggctaagggtagagcgtacgaggatctttaccaacatttgggtacgaaggaagaagagaagaacatttataggatggctagaattcgtgagagaaagataatggacttcaaccaagttaagtgtatTAAGGATGAAGTGGAGCATCTCTGGGTGAAGGAGgctgagatccgacatcgatggcaagagtattttgacaaattgttcaatggtgagaatacggacacaacctttcagttggatgactcttttgatgacaccaataggcgctttgtgcggagaatccaagaatctgaggtcagagagacgttgaaaatgatgaaaggaggtaaggcgatgggaccggatggtatcccaatcgaggtatggagatgccttggggacatagctatagtatggctaaccaagctgttcaaccatatttttcgatcgaacaagatgcctgacgagtggaggagaaatatattggtaccgatctacaagaataaatggGATAtttaaagttgtactaattactgaagaattaagttgatgagccatactatgaagctatgggagagagttatcaagCATCGTTTGAGAGCAATaacacgggtctctatgaaccaatttggtttcatgcccgaaaggtcaaccatggaagccattttcttaataagacaagttatggagcggtatagggagaaaaagaagaacctacacatggtttttattgacttggagaagggttatgataaaataccaaggaatgttatgtggtgggctttgaacaaacataaagtcccaacaaagtatGTCAGGCTCATTAAAGACatatacaacaatgttgtgactagtgttcgaacaagtgatagagacacggatgacttcccgattaggataggactacatcaagggtcagctttgagcccttatctgtttgccttagtgatggatgaggtcacaagggacatacaaggagacatcccttggtgtatgcttttcgtggacgatgtagtgctagttgatgaaagtcggacaggagtgaatcagaaactggagttatgacggaagactttggagtccaaaggttttagattcagtagaactaaaactgagtatatgagatgtgacttcggcactactactcgggaggaggaagatattagtttggaaggttaagtagtgcctaggaaggatacctttcgatatttaggataaatgctacagagagacggggatattgataaagatgttagccatagaatcaaagcagggtggatgaagtggcgccaagcatctggtgtcctatgtgacaaaagggtaccgcagaagctaaaaggcaagttttataggacggcgattagacctgctatgttgtatggtgcagaatgttggcctacgaaaagacaacatgttcaacagataagtgtcgcggaaatacgtatgttgcattggatttgcggtcatacaagaagggatcgagttcagaacgatgatatacgtgatagattagggatagcaccaattgaaaaaaagcttgtccaacaccggttgagatggttcgGACATGTCCACCGAAGACCTCcaaaggcaccggtgcgtagtgcaatcctaagccaggataataacgtgaagagaggcagaggaagaccgaaattgacttaggtagaggcattaaaaggagacttgaaaggatggaatatacccaaagacttagccttagataggagtacttggaaaacagctattcacgtgcctgaaccttgattgcttctgctgggtttcaactctagtctactccaacttgtttgggatttaaaggctttgttgttgttgttgttgtactcaGAGATAACTTATTATAATAGAATATTAGAACCATTGCTCAAATATATGCCCAATCTGCCTTGCGAACTTTACACATGACAAAAATAGTAATAATAGAAGCAACAAAGGGAAGACACATATTGAGGTACGCTGTAATGACTCATTGTGGTATAAACTGCATAACGATGATTTAATGATGACTGATGAGTTTATACTGCCAAATAGGACAACAACTACCTCTAAACATATAGATGAAATAAGTTGGAGGATAGGCACTAGAAATAGGTAAACATTACCTGAAAAATCATGTGACCTGACACTACAGATGTTCTGCTGTCAAAGAAAACCCTGAATGCTGCATTATTTACTTCAGAGGAAATCTTTGTAGCCAGTCCAATCATCACTTTGTCCCAATAGCAAGATAGTTGATTGATTGCACTTGGGACCAAGAAGATATGACCATATTCAACAGGATAAGCCTTCGGGGAGAAAAATATCCATCAGAAGGGAACAAGAAAAATGCAGATACCAACTAGCATGGAGCAAGGGAGGGTAGGCAGATATTTGTATTTTATAGCACCTCTGCAACATACATTTGCAATCACAAGTAGTCCATCCTTTGGTGGTGATGCTGAAGGAGTAACCTCAGGTCTATCATTTTCTCCTTGTGCAATGCCAAGAAGCAATCCCTCATAACTCTTCATACTATTTGTCTTCAAGCATGTGAAAGACAAGAACTTGTCATATTCCTTCAGTGAAAATGGATTCCATTTATTGTTCAGCTGACCCACAAAATTTCTTCCACCTCCAATAACCTGTACAGCATTTCAAATTTGCTGATTCCAAACAAACTCAGGGCCACCATATTGTAAATAGGGTCGATGGAGCAGTCATATTTTTTGACAGGTAAACATATTATTACCATTTAAATTTCATGCAAACTCCTGACAGCCAACACACCCTTTCCCCATCCTATCCACCCACAAACTCAACTGGCTTACAACCATAGCTAATTCTAGGTTTGCTAGAATAGAAGATTCTCAAATAGACCATCTAGTCAAGATTTTGTCCTTAGATGCCAATCTATGTGCCTTATTACTTATAGAAATATGTGAACAATTGTGGATAATCTCTCTTAACAGACACCACCATATGTAATGTTTAGTACTGGCAATTTGAGCAATTGTAAAGCTGCAATGATATTACAAGCATAAGCAAGAGAAAGATAATTCCAACATATGGGGGAGTGAATGTCTGGCAGAGTTGCCGAGATATTAGGCCTGCTACCATGCACTATGTTGATATGGCCACTGGCAAGAACACTGCTATTCTGTGTCTGGAGTGGGTGCTGGGGTGAGCAAGATGTTGTACATGCAGAAAGTGTTAACTATCACCACATGTTAGAAAGCAACTCAATGTTGCATACTGCAAACTGATGTGAACAAACAAACAACATTTAAGATGGAAGAAATGGAAAAAAAATAGATAACCTTAAGTTGGCAAGCAGTAACATCATAGTCCAAATGGCCCTTCAAAGCAAAATTATCCCACTGGTGCAAAGAAATCACGGATTAAAACATTGTTTTGAGAAGTCACAAAATTGTGCAACTCTTGAAATTACAAAACCTGAGAAAGAAGGATGGTATCAAGCAAACTTGGGCCATCTTGTTCAGAGCATGCAAGGCTTTTAAGTTTGTCATTTCTGTGTTCTGCACCAAATCGATATAGATGTATCTTCACACCTGAAGATGCAAAGAGGAGTTTAAGACTAGAATCACAAAAAAACTGAATACATACAGTTATTCTAAATGCAAATACCAGAGAGAATAGCTGATTTGGCTCTACACAACTGTCTAGGTGTTTTAGTGTTTTATCTAAACCAACCTATCCAACCTATTCAAGAATCAACCAGTCACATATTATGAACTGTTCAAGAATCAACCAGGCACATATTATGAACTGAAACTGTAACATGACTAATTGATCCAACTCATGTAATAGAGAATTTTAGTACAGAGAAGAACAGGCTAGAAAATGGAAAATTAGTAATAAATGAGATAAAACCATTTGAAAGCAGCTATTGCTCACCTTCAGATTGATCCAGATGAGAGTTCTTGCTCAGAAACGAATATTCACCTTCTACCTTGGTGGCCGACACCATAGTTATGATGCTTAGTATATGTAATACTATCTGAATATCTACAATACTAACAATCCTAATTCAGGCTTcagcagcaccaccaccagcaaGGTACGTCAAATCGGAAGGATGCCCCCCTGCAGATGGGAGGGCACCACGACCACCGTGAAAAGAAGGGGATGCAAGTAGAAACTTAGGAAAACACTGGGCACATTGTCTTCCCCTTCGTAGTGTAGTACGGGATCCTATCCTTGGAGCCGTGGTTGATCTTCTAAAGCCAGCCCTATTGGACCAGCTATCCACTTTTGCAAGTCCAACTTGGTTCTTCAGGGGCTTCCCAAAGAAGATTGGATTGTAAAATGCAGTGTCTTTTGCTGGAATCTGAAAAGGAGCAAAATTCAGTAGACGGGTCAAAATCTTCGCAGAGGTCTTGAGAGAAAACATAATTTGAGGCTGAGAGTACTCTTCCAACATGTTTTATCCATGGAGGACATGTATATTATAATATGCCTAAACAAAGTGGCAAACACTAAAAATACTATATCAAACCAATAAGCAAGTATTTTTCTATTTATTGGTTTACATTTGGTGCTTTGAAGTCTCTGCAAAACCGTATTTCCATGCCTTGAGCAAACTGAATAATACATATACATTGCTCCTTAAGTAAAGGATAACATGACGCAGTGACAAACAACAGATGAGCATGTCAGACTGTCTGCACATGACTGATGCCAACAAGTACGACACATTTTCCTGACATTTGAAGTCTTGAACTCTACAGAATGCAATTCTGAATATGCTTTCATGTTATCTAATAATATGATGCCTGCACACATTCTCATTCACCTAGACTGATAGCATGAGAAAGGGTAGTAAAGATAAACCGTTAACATTTATCAGTAGAATGTAACAAGCCGGCTAAAATCAGGAGCTCCCAATTGATCATCAATTCCCGTGACTGAAGAACACAAACGCACACATAATCAGAATTCCGTCCCTAGGAAAACAAATCTCTTGATAAACCCGCACAGTTATCAGATCGTTCCATGACGCCCAAAGAACCctcttttttgttgttgttgcaaTACTCCTCCTCCTAATAAACTCGAGCGATTGAATCAAAGTGAATGAATCAGACTAAACTACAGACTAGTCCCGCCCACTCGCTGACAGTGCGACAGCGGTCCCGTCCGACGGCCATTCGATCTGGCACCACCATCCAGGCATCCACCCATCACCAAGAAACAATCTGGCACCAACGTCTAGGCATCCAACCACGAACACGTGCAGTATATTGCTACGAGGAGAGCGGCTGCACGAACTGGGAGATTCCGAGAAATCGAAGCGGATCAAAGAGGGGCGGATTGGATGAAGAAATCGGTACCCGGAAGCCAGAAGCGAAGCGGAAGCGTCGCCCGGGCGCGTGGTGTCCGTCcaggaggagatggagatggagatggagatggaggtggaggaGAAACGTGTGGCCGGTGGAGTTGGAGACTGCAAAAGTGGGGGTGGTGAACCGGCACTTGGCTTCTCTCTTCAACAAGAAAATCATGCCAAACATgtttattttcctttcctttttggtAAAGAAAAGACTTCCGTGCGTCCACCCGCACGCACACTCCCTCCGCCGTCGATCAATCATCCAAGGCCCCTGGTGTTTCCCACCCAACTGCAAAGCCTGGAGGAGTCGTAGAGAGGGGATAGATTACTGTTCGGACTCGCGCGGCCTCCTCTTCGCTTCGGACACCGCTCTCTTCGCCCCCTTCATCTTCGTCTCTCATCGAGAAGGCGCCCGCGGCGACTGCAGTTACTCGCGGGAGCACAGGGGTCGTCGCGCTCACCTGTAAATTGGATCCGCCCCGGCGCTTCCACCTCAGCGATTCGAAGACTGATATTTATAAC
Proteins encoded in this region:
- the LOC136504535 gene encoding GDP-L-galactose phosphorylase 2-like produces the protein MVSATKVEGEYSFLSKNSHLDQSEGVKIHLYRFGAEHRNDKLKSLACSEQDGPSLLDTILLSQWDNFALKGHLDYDVTACQLKVIGGGRNFVGQLNNKWNPFSLKEYDKFLSFTCLKTNSMKSYEGLLLGIAQGENDRPEVTPSASPPKDGLLVIANAYPVEYGHIFLVPSAINQLSCYWDKVMIGLATKISSEVNNAAFRVFFDSRTSVVSGHMIFQACYFAIPLPVESASTFMVYDGNGKARSDIIVSETVDYPLKALVFTSTNLKALVSVVSEISVSLHDNATAYSMLISNNGTRVFLFPQVKNLVTGCCLSAWECGGYFVYHTKFGFDNASETEITNRMGSVSLEDSTFEDLKHLCCAIADDLVM